The following are encoded in a window of uncultured Ilyobacter sp. genomic DNA:
- a CDS encoding septum formation initiator family protein: MKINIKNKRELVVTLIFLVFLQYFLPKIYRSHVKLNKLIKEKKDLNLIHENVRINIMELDQDIEKLNDSYYIEKISREKLQMRKKGEVIYRLTD, translated from the coding sequence ATGAAAATAAACATAAAAAACAAAAGAGAACTAGTTGTTACTCTTATATTTTTAGTTTTTTTACAATACTTTCTTCCGAAGATATATAGAAGTCATGTAAAACTCAATAAGCTTATTAAAGAAAAAAAAGACTTAAATTTAATTCATGAAAATGTTAGAATAAACATAATGGAGCTGGATCAGGATATAGAAAAACTAAATGATTCTTATTATATAGAAAAAATATCTAGAGAGAAGCTTCAAATGAGAAAAAAAGGTGAGGTCATTTATAGATTGACTGACTAG
- the glpX gene encoding class II fructose-bisphosphatase yields the protein MKRELALEFARVTEAAALAAHKWVGKGDKEGADQAAVDAMRTMLNKLSIKGEIVIGEGEIDEAPMLYIGEKVGKLNNVEKITEEDHCFLTEVDIAVDPVEGTRMTAQGQPNAIAVLAVGNKGSFLKAPDMYMEKLIVGPEAKGVIDLEKPLIENVKNVAKALKKELDELTMIILDKPRHSQIIKDLQAMGIRIYALPDGDVAGSILSSVVDSDVDMLYGIGGAPEGVISAAVIKALGGDMNAKLKLRSEVKGISLENDKISNYEKMRCQEMGIDITKVMRINDLVKDDEVIFSATGITGGDLLEGVKKKGPIARTQTLLVRGKTKTIRYINSVHNLDYKDEDIKGLIR from the coding sequence ATGAAAAGAGAATTAGCATTAGAATTTGCCAGAGTAACGGAGGCAGCCGCTCTCGCAGCCCATAAATGGGTAGGTAAAGGAGATAAAGAAGGAGCCGACCAGGCAGCTGTAGATGCTATGAGAACCATGTTAAATAAGCTTTCTATAAAAGGAGAAATAGTAATTGGTGAAGGAGAAATTGATGAAGCCCCTATGCTTTACATTGGAGAAAAAGTCGGGAAACTCAACAATGTGGAGAAGATTACAGAGGAAGACCACTGTTTTCTCACTGAAGTAGATATAGCTGTAGACCCGGTAGAAGGAACTAGAATGACTGCTCAGGGGCAGCCAAATGCAATAGCAGTACTTGCTGTAGGAAACAAGGGAAGTTTCTTGAAGGCTCCTGACATGTATATGGAAAAACTTATAGTTGGTCCTGAAGCAAAGGGTGTAATCGATCTAGAGAAGCCTCTAATTGAAAATGTAAAGAATGTGGCAAAAGCCTTAAAAAAAGAATTGGATGAACTGACTATGATTATTCTTGATAAGCCTAGACACAGCCAGATAATAAAAGACCTTCAGGCTATGGGGATTAGAATATATGCTCTCCCTGATGGAGATGTGGCCGGTTCTATTCTCTCATCTGTAGTTGACTCTGATGTGGACATGCTTTATGGTATAGGGGGGGCCCCAGAAGGAGTAATCTCAGCAGCTGTTATAAAAGCTCTAGGTGGAGATATGAATGCAAAACTTAAACTCAGAAGTGAGGTAAAAGGTATCTCTCTAGAAAATGATAAAATATCTAATTATGAAAAAATGAGATGCCAAGAGATGGGAATAGATATAACTAAAGTCATGAGAATAAATGACCTTGTAAAAGATGATGAAGTTATTTTTTCTGCTACTGGTATAACAGGGGGAGATCTTTTAGAAGGAGTTAAGAAAAAAGGCCCTATAGCTAGAACTCAGACTCTTCTTGTAAGAGGAAAAACTAAAACTATAAGATATATCAACTCTGTACACAATTTAGACTATAAAGACGAGGACATAAAAGGATTAATCAGATAG
- a CDS encoding metalloregulator ArsR/SmtB family transcription factor — protein sequence MGRNTETCDCIVIHKDVVEKVKKSLKSDELLQNVADFFKAFSDSTRLKIVSMLLEEEMCVCDIANVLDMTHSSVSHQLRVLRQLRVVKNRKEGKSVYYSLDDDHVRTILAQGISHLKH from the coding sequence ATGGGTAGAAACACAGAAACATGTGACTGTATTGTTATACACAAAGATGTTGTAGAAAAGGTAAAGAAGAGCCTAAAAAGTGATGAGCTATTACAAAATGTAGCGGATTTTTTTAAGGCTTTTTCTGATAGTACAAGACTGAAAATAGTGTCTATGCTTCTAGAAGAGGAGATGTGTGTATGTGATATAGCTAATGTTCTAGATATGACCCACTCATCTGTATCTCACCAACTCAGGGTTTTGAGGCAGCTGAGAGTTGTGAAGAATAGAAAAGAGGGGAAATCCGTGTACTATTCCCTAGATGATGACCACGTGAGAACTATACTGGCCCAGGGAATAAGTCATCTCAAACATTGA